A window of Syngnathoides biaculeatus isolate LvHL_M chromosome 9, ASM1980259v1, whole genome shotgun sequence contains these coding sequences:
- the LOC133505566 gene encoding uncharacterized protein C4orf54 homolog, with the protein MEAAEETLTYRDGPGPHRMLLPGDKTKDTGVHFETKRESNYVDLDMRPDGAKTVKVTFTGEGSQRSVKSDGSRQELRGPASVDSMDSVDMGGIVDPSGPTGKTPAECSYDKDSGDETPLQAEVEPSDCSEGDELQYTDMYLNSRTESDDGASTVLSDHSGTDTLKDESHYITTHEIQLTELDHDVDYDLGRGASWDFEDDNLVYSFVDYASFASDDTRTGTLILEGRSQVAKLGVSTEQDDSDFCDSDESPCKNHIIGDKIHLSIKTSKEEPVGVTDVGAERFGDRSHFSFVSAGPLGDNRAKYFIPAPGRQHLATKLRRKDINEYSSGASSSISELDDADKEVRNLTAKSFRSLAFPYFDTINLSTSSESSMSEYDLNKWSAYVDWNYGHIPRGAEHSVIAHKTSSATLEMNKTVESKRNTQGSKRLTFHQETSLCKSAKTKDQEGVTLNVQCNLDTQAASRQPKSSKGRSREVHGAVLARSGCEMQYHHTDSTGNTQKRAIFASSLLKNVISKKMQFEQERKMERGEISDTYPVLSPCFLDGGKDRKGFQRQNSESGSGYTNSGDDQPFEGSRPSSCEPAEEQRSIDAIEDSGKTEPKAGLCHSQSSAFNTWRDNEAVREAELCAIANEAKEESDGNNMLTKLLFMPSCQRFSKEKESADCEAMLKTGNASAKEESDKGGKTPEIKICLRSVKENKGGGLNIANLLTPKISSLNTFRGAGDAKCHILSASDKIPNFTVRDVRDTKCKFQTPIYRVRDVRKLVKSSYRFVSLDNRDIKGAVELTEKIEEKSKKEPLKQLSPSPIVIKCHSVKTNKSPKETDADVLPQCATSKVSTVIEKLPNPDQPETEKLLKQRQEKFASEATDKRFEPRIPKQAAIEKLKAAVKTMEQLYVFDRNEWKRKAQPPQPIMGSHVLSLIAHEEQGPEEETTPEPEMREVGPVNVTHVPCNDESAQCKTFSNKSVLHLGKSNKGHVSISSIASPLHQSSSLQSMKSSKTPAAPFSVKIEPVRQEQVEQRMVQISPTNPSIIQSDSENYLTIPGLVNTNEIKVANKETAYTDMKPSICRQVDVKTPEQTSLLMAGYPASSIYHHPVAGPQTQQVLQFSPPFATLSPPPSSGEAGLQTLRKMLLDPTTGHYYLVDTPVQTTTKRLFDPETGQYVDVPHSPVAPIAPVTPVPLTLPPLALSPGAFAPTYMIYPGFVPSPTPQGQALLMQSPSHSEDIEKLKNSTTVKQEVSPMSAESPYYSATAEAPLGHMKPSSVIGSSDRKPIISITTQQGPRIIAPPSFDGTTMSFVVEHR; encoded by the coding sequence ATGGAAGCAGCGGAGGAAACTCTCACTTACCGAGATGGCCCCGGACCTCACAGGATGCTGCTCCCAGGGGATAAGACTAAGGACACCGGGGTacattttgagacaaaaagagagtCCAACTATGTGGATTTGGACATGAGACCAGACGGCGCGAAAACTGTGAAAGTAACATTTACCGGTGAGGGGAGCCAGCGGTCTGTCAAAAGTGATGGTTCAAGGCAGGAGTTGCGTGGACCAGCTTCTGTGGATTCTATGGATTCTGTGGACATGGGCGGCATAGTCGATCCGAGTGGCCCTACTGGGAAAACTCCAGCCGAATGTTCGTACGACAAGGATTCCGGGGATGAGACCCCACTCCAGGCAGAAGTGGAACCGAGTGACTGTAGTGAGGGGGATGAGCTCCAGTACACTGACATGTACCTGAATAGCCGAACCGAGTCGGACGATGGTGCCAGCACGGTTTTGTCTGACCACAGTGGCACGGACACGCTAAAGGACGAGTCTCACTATATCACCACGCATGAAATCCAACTGACTGAACTTGATCACGACGTTGATTACGACCTGGGCCGTGGTGCCAGCTGGGACTTTGAGGACGACAACTTGGTGTACTCCTTTGTGGATTATGCCTCATTTGCAAGTGACGACACTCGAACTGGGACTCTAATATTGGAGGGCAGGAGTCAGGTTGCTAAACTTGGTGTGAGCACCGAGCAGGACGACAGTGATTTTTGCGACTCAGATGAAAGTCCGTGCAAAAACCACATCATTGGGGACaaaatccatctgtcgatcAAAACCTCCAAAGAGGAGCCTGTTGGAGTTACGGACGTGGGCGCTGAGCGCTTTGGAGACAGGAGTCACTTCTCTTTTGTGAGCGCAGGACCTTTGGGAGATAACAGAGCCAAGTATTTCATCCCCGCTCCCGGCCGTCAGCACCTTGCAACCAAACTAAGACGGAAGGACATTAATGAATATTCCAGTGGCGCCTCCAGCTCCATCAGCGAGCTGGATGACGCTGATAAAGAGGTGCGTAATTTAACCGCCAAGTCATTCCGAAGCTTGGCGTTTCCTTACTTTGATACAATTAATTTAAGCACTTCGAGTGAGTCGTCCATGTCGGAATATGATCTAAACAAGTGGTCTGCTTACGTAGATTGGAATTACGGACACATCCCACGGGGGGCAGAGCACAGCGTCATTGCGCACAAGACCTCCAGCGCTACATTGGAAATGAATAAGACAGTTGAAAGTAAACGAAACACACAGGGTAGTAAGAGACTAACTTTTCATCAAGAAACATCTTTGTGCAAAAGTGCGAAGACAAAAGATCAGGAAGGGGTCACGTTGAATGTTCAGTGCAATTTAGACACACAAGCAGCCTCCAGGCAACCAAAAAGTAGCAAGGGCAGGTCTAGGGAGGTGCATGGAGCAGTGTTGGCCAGGTCAGGCTGTGAAATGCAGTATCACCACACAGATAGCACAGGCAACACACAAAAGAGGGCCATCTTTGCATCAAGTCTGCTTAAAAATGTCATCTCCAAAAAGATGCAGTTTGAGCAGGAGCGTAAGATGGAGAGAGGTGAGATCTCAGACACATACCCTGTGCTCTCCCCTTGCTTTCTGGATGGGGGAAAGGATAGGAAGGGGTTTCAAAGGCAGAACTCGGAATCGGGCTCAGGTTACACTAATTCTGGAGACGACCAGCCTTTCGAGGGCAGCAGGCCTAGTTCTTGTGAGCCTGCAGAAGAGCAGAGAAGCATCGATGCGATAGAAGATTCAGGAAAAACGGAGCCTAAAGCGGGCCTCTGTCACAGTCAAAGCAGCGCATTCAATACTTGGAGGGACAATGAAGCAGTGAGGGAGGCTGAGCTCTGTGCAATTGCAAATGAAGCGAAGGAGGAATCAGACGGGAACAACATGCTCACTAAACTTCTTTTCATGCCAAGTTGTCAGCGTTTCTCCAAAGAGAAGGAAAGCGCAGATTGTGAAGCAATGCTCAAGACGGGAAACGCATCTGCTAAAGAAGAAAGTGACAAAGGTGGGAAAACACCTGAGATCAAAATATGTCTGAGAAGTGTGAAGGAAAATAAAGGGGGGGGGCTGAATATTGCCAACCTGTTAACCCCTAAAATAAGCTCTCTTAACACGTTTCGGGGAGCAGGTGATGCCAAATGCCATATTTTATCTGCTTCGGACAAAATCCCGAATTTTACCGTTCGAGACGTCAGAGACACCAAGTGCAAGTTTCAAACACCAATCTACCGTGTCCGAGACGTGCGTAAACTGGTAAAAAGCTCTTATCGCTTTGTTTCTTTGGATAACCGTGACATTAAAGGTGCCGTGGAACTCACTGAAAAGATTGAAGAGAAGTCCAAAAAGGAGCCATTGAAACAACTGTCACCTTCTCCCATTGTTATTAAATGCCACtcagtaaaaacaaataaatcaccTAAAGAAACAGATGCTGATGTGCTGCCACAGTGTGCTACCAGCAAAGTGTCAACTGTCATAGAAAAGCTACCTAACCCTGACCAGCCTGAAACTGAAAAACTACTGAAACAAAGGCAGGAGAAGTTTGCAAGCGAGGCAACTGACAAGCGATTCGAGCCCAGAATTCCCAAACAAGCTGCAATTGAAAAACTCAAAGCTGCTGTCAAAACAATGGAACAGCTTTATGTTTTTGACCGAAACGAATGGAAACGCAAAGCTCAGCCTCCGCAACCAATCATGGGCAGCCATGTGCTGTCACTGATTGCCCACGAGGAGCAAGGAccagaagaagaaacaacacCAGAGCCCGAAATGAGAGAAGTAGGCCCGGTGAACGTTACACATGTTCCTTGCAATGATGAGTCAGCGCAATGTAAAACTTTCAGCAACAAAAGTGTCCTTCACCTCGGCAAAAGCAACAAGGGGCACGTCAGCATTAGCTCAATTGCTAGCCCCCTACACCAAAGCTCATCTTTACAGTCTATGAAAAGCTCCAAGACACCAGCCGCACCTTTCTCTGTGAAAATAGAACCTGTGAGACAAGAGCAGGTGGAACAGAGAATGGTCCAAATCAGTCCCACTAATCCCAGCATCATACAAAGTGACTCTGAGAACTATTTAACCATCCCGGGCCTGGTGAACACCAATGAGATCAAAGTGGCCAACAAGGAAACAGCTTACACAGACATGAAGCCAAGCATCTGCCGACAGGTTGACGTCAAGACACCTGAGCAGACGAGCTTGTTAATGGCTGGGTACCCAGCTTCATCTATCTACCACCATCCTGTTGCAGGCCCGCAAACACAGCAAGTGTTGCAGTTCTCTCCACCTTTTGCCACTCTGTCACCTCCACCTTCTTCTGGAGAGGCAGGCCTTCAGACACTGCGCAAAATGCTTCTCGACCCAACCACAGGACATTATTACTTAGTAGACACGCCTGTCCAGACCACCACAAAGCGGTTGTTTGACCCAGAGACAGGCCAGTATGTGGATGTCCCACATTCACCTGTGGCGCCGATCGCCCCTGTCACCCCTGTGCCCCTCACATTGCCACCCCTGGCCCTAAGCCCAGGGGCATTCGCACCCACCTACATGATTTACCCAGGATTCGTTCCGTCGCCCACTCCGCAAGGTCAGGCTTTGCTGATGCAGTCTCCCAGTCACTCTGAAGACAtagaaaagttgaaaaacagcACAACTGTAAAGCAGGAAGTGAGCCCTATGTCAGCAGAGAGCCCATACTACAGCGCTACAGCTGAGGCCCCGCTGGGACACATGAAGCCATCTTCGGTCATAGGAAGTTCAGACAGGAAGCCGATCATCAGCATCACAACGCAACAAGGTCCAAGAATTATTGCCCCACCTTCCTTCGATGGAACAACAATGAGCTTTGTGGTGGAGCACAGATGA
- the mttp gene encoding microsomal triglyceride transfer protein large subunit isoform X3 yields the protein MALHLLGIASCVATPASGPRLNNTQLYKFSYSTEVLVDSPRRSKEGSAGYKISSDVDVYLVWRDPSNKDEQLIQLKISNVKAEPVSHRSQKKNILHETDFESLLGKTRLAALIKPFFVHLRNGKVKAFYSYWAEPGIIKNLKRGVSSLLQLQFSTGKVIENDVSGRCTVAYKAENNQVTRTKFLESCKTAETGFTTHSQVLGVTRKSSSITVFTLKEGFVRSAVAEEKHSLIVNAHRSSAAEVVSRQSLTLVGTEAGPLETAGKDAVAVVKSIDAKLAAVGIKAEKIKALCKTCPSLFEHWQALQKKLEPGGLSKATAPRSFLALIQSIRKASKDEILKVLKSSSKSSLPQVVDAVTSSQTTASLDAMLEFLNFTDAKGMVLQERFLYACGFASHPNERMLQTLLDISKGKIGSPDIKESVVIIMGALVHKLCQKGGCNLPAVIEVKKMILEGPDSTQEVSEVQMFLLALKNSLLPEAIPIFTKYTESEVGAYNTIALTSLQRYDVTLITDEVKRTVNRIYHQNRRIYEKNVRAAAADVILSSNPSYMEVKNLLLSIGHLPHEMNKYMLSKIQDILRFHMPASKVLRQVMQEMIAHNYDRFSKFGSSSAYSGFMAQSVDVTSTYSLDILYSGSGILRRSNMNIYGISKGAMLHGLQVAIEAQGLESLIGATPDEGEGDLESFAGMSALLFDVQLRPVTFFKGYSDLMSKMFSMTGEPMNVVKGLILLTDHSEVIQLQSGLKASAEFQGGLAIDISGGMEISLWYRESKTSVNNRAALEVTGNVTVDMDFMSAGLEVSFETEASLDFITTVQFSEYPFLVCMQMDKTTFPVRESVKKHESLSSGKRVVSQKSRKRLIPGSEFPLHQENSNMCKKVFDSSS from the exons TATCTGGTGTGGCGAGATCCCAGCAACAAGGATGAGCAGTTGATCCAGTTGAAG ATCTCTAACGTGAAAGCTGAGCCAGTGTCTCATCGATCCCAGAAGAAGAATATTCTCCATGAAACCGACTTTGAAAGTCTTCTGGGCAAAACCAGACTGGCAGCTCTGATAAAGCCTTTCTTTGTGCACCTGAGAAATGGAAAG GTTAAAGCGTTTTATTCCTACTGGGCGGAGCCAGGCATCATCAAAAACCTGAAACGTGGAGTTTCCAGTTTATTGCAACTGCAGTTCAGTACAGGGAAAGTTATTGAG AATGATGTGTCTGGAAGGTGCACGGTTGCATACAAAGCGGAAAACAACCAAGTGACAAGGACCAAGTTCTTGGAGTCGTGTAAAACTGCCGAGACTGGATTCACCACACACAGCCAG GTTTTAGGTGTGACCCGGAAGTCTAGCTCCATCACGGTGTTCACGCTTAAGGAGGGTTTTGTCCGCTCGGCTGTGGCTGAAGAGAAGCACTCACTGATTGTTAACGCTCACCGGTCTTCGGCTGCAGAAGTTGTCTCCAG GCAAAGCTTGACACTGGTGGGGACCGAGGCTGGACCCCTGGAGACTGCTGGAAAAGATGCGGTCGCGGTCGTCAAGTCCATCGATGCCAAGCTAGCAGCTGTTGGTATCAAAGCGGAGAAGATTAAAGCTCTGTGCAAGACTTGTCCATCA CTCTTTGAACACTGGCAGGCTCTGCAGAAGAAACTGGAACCAGGCGGCTTGTCCAAGGCCACGGCCCCTCGCAGCTTCTTGGCTCTCATCCAGAGCATCAGGAAGGCATCCAAAGACGAGATCCTCAAAGTGCTGAAGAGCTCCAGCAAGTCATCTCT TCCTCAGGTGGTGGATGCGGTCACCTCCTCGCAAACTACTGCATCTTTGGATGCGATGCTTGAATTCCTTAACTTCACAGATGCCAAAGGCATGGTTCTGCAAGAGAGGTTTCTTTATGCCTGTGGATTTGCCTCACATCCTAACGAGAGAATGCTCCAGACACTCTTG GACATTTCTAAAGGAAAGATTGGCAGCCCTGACATCAAGGAGTCGGTGGTGATTATTATGGGGGCCCTGGTTCACAAACTGTGTCAGAAAGGAGGATGTAACTTACCG GCAGTCATTGAGGTCAAGAAGATGATTCTGGAGGGGCCAGACAGCACACAAGAAGTGTCCGAGGTGCAGATGTTCCTCCTGGCTCTGAAAAACTCCCTGCTCCCTGAGGCCATTCCCATCTTCACCAAGTACACTGAGTCAGAAGTGGGAGCGTACAACACCATCGCCCTCACGAGCCTGCAGAGATACGACGTCACCCTCATCACTGATGAG GTAAAACGGACGGTGAACAGAATTTACCACCAGAATCGACGGATTTATGAGAAAAATGtgcgcgccgccgccgcagaTGTCATCCTCAGCAGCAACCCGTCATACATGGAAGTCAAGAATCTGCTGTTGTCCATCGGACACCTACCACACGAGATGAACAAGTACATGCTGTCTAAGATTCAGGACATCCTCCGCTTCCACATGCCTGCTAG CAAAGTTTTGAGACAAGTTATGCAGGAAATGATTGCACACAACTATGACAGATTTTCAAAATTTGGGTCATCGTCTGCATACTCAGGATTCATGGCAC AATCTGTTGATGTCACATCCACATACAGTTTGGACATTTTGTATTCGGGCTCTGGAATCCTGAGAAGAAGCAACATGAACATTTATGGTATTAGTAAAGGAGCAATGCTACATGGACTGCAG GTGGCGATCGAGGCGCAGGGTTTGGAGTCACTCATCGGCGCCACCCCGGATGAGGGAGAGGGAGACTTGGAGTCATTCGCCGGGATGTCAGCTCTGCTGTTCGACGTCCAACTGAGACCTGTCACCTTCTTCAAGGGTTATAGCGACCTCATgtccaaaatgttttccatgACTGGGGAGCCCATGAATGTGGTGAAAGGTCTCATTCTGCTGACAGATCATTCCGAG GTCATTCAGCTGCAGTCTGGTCTGAAGGCAAGTGCGGAGTTCCAAGGAGGGTTGGCCATCGACATCTCTGGTGGCATGGAGATCAGTTTGTGGTACAGGGAGTCCAAAACCAGCGTCAATAACAG GGCAGCGTTAGAGGTGACTGGCAATGTTACAGTTGACATGGACTTCATGAGCGCCGGTTTGGAGGTCAGCTTTGAAACAGAGGCCTCCCTTGACTTCATCACAACTGTCCAATTCTCTGAGTATCCTTTCCTGGTCTGCATGCAGATGGACAAAACCACCTTTCCTGTCAG GGAGTCTGTGAAGAAGCACGAGAGCCTATCGTCAGGGAAACGTGTCGTGTCGCAAAAGAGCAGGAAGAGGCTGATCCCCGGCTCTGAATTCCCTCTGCACCAGGAAAACTCAAATATGTGCAAGAAGGTTTTTGACTCCAGCTCATAG